A stretch of DNA from Dioscorea cayenensis subsp. rotundata cultivar TDr96_F1 chromosome 4, TDr96_F1_v2_PseudoChromosome.rev07_lg8_w22 25.fasta, whole genome shotgun sequence:
GTTCTCGGCGTCCAACCCATCACGCACCGCCTCCGAGCATCTCAAGCGTGGGACGTGCCCCAACTTCTCCTCTTCGCCTTCGCCTCACCCTCGTCCAATCTCTTCTATCGCCCCGCCTCCCAACTCTCGCAAGCGCTCCCCTCCTTTCCATGTCTCCCCGCTCGCTCTCGTCGATCCTTCTTCGTATTCCTCCACTCCCCcaccgccaccaccaccacctccgcCGCCGCAACAACAACTTGTGCTTTCCGGCGGGAAGGAGGATCTCAGCGCTCTGGAGATGTTTGAAGCCAGCGTGAAGAGGCTTAAGAGTCCGAAGGCTTCTCCTGGTCCTGCGCTTTCGAAGCCTCAGATTGATACGGCGATGGCGTTGCTCGCCGATTGGGTGCACGAGTCTTGTGGAGCTGTGTCTCTCTCCGCTCTCTCCCACCCAAAGTTCCGATCTTTTCTACACCAGGTCGGCCTTCCTCCCATCTCTCCCCGCGACCTCACCGGCCCTCTCTTGGACTCCCGCTTCGACGAGGCCCGCCTCGACTCCGATGCTCGTCTCCGCGACGCGCTCTTCTTCCAGCTCGCCTCTCATGGCTGGAAACCACCTTTCCCCGCCGCCGACCCCGTCGTCAGCCTCACCGCCAACCTCCCCAACGGCACTACCCTCTTTTGCAACACAGTCTTCGTCCACAACCCTCGTGTGCCCTCCAAGTACGCGGAGGAGATCCTCTGGGACGCCGTCACTGGGCTTTGCGCCGGCGGGCTGGAGCAACGTTGTGTGGGGATCATCGCCGACCGGTTCAAGAACAAGGCCTTGCGTGAGCTTGAGAACCGGAAACAGTGGATGATCAACATCCCTTGCCAGCTTCAGGCTCTCCGCAGCCTTCTCAAGGACTTCGCCCGCGAGCTCCCTCTCTTCCACTCCGCCGCCGCCAACTGCTCCAAGCTCGCATCTTTCTTCAACTCTGAGTCTCAGGTTCGCGTCCTCTTCCACAAGTACCAACTCCAAGAACTCGACCACTCCGGCCTCCTCCGCGTGCCACCTCGCCAATCCGAATCCTCGCACGACTTCGACCCTATCTTCGCTATGTTCGAGGACGTAATGGGCAACGCCCGGCCCCTACAATCGGTGGTTCACGATGAGAACTACAAGCTAGCGTGCGCCGAAGACTCCACCGCTCGAGAGCTCTCCGAGATGATCCGAGACGTTAGACTCTGGAATGAATTAGAAGCCGTGCTTTCCCTCGTCAAGGTAGTGAAGTCCATGGCTGCGGAGTTGGAAACCGAGCGGCCATTGCTCGGACAATGTCTACCATTATGGGATGACTTACGGTCAAAAGTGAAGCAATGGTGCTCAAAGTTCAGCATTGATCATGGGGTTGCCGACAAGGTGATAGAGAAAAGGTTCAAGAAGAACTACCACCCGGCATGGTCAGCAGCCTTCATCCTTGACCCGTTGTACTTGATCAAGGACGCCAGCGGGAAGTACCTGCCGCCGTTCAAGTGCTTGACGTCGGAGCAGGAGAAGGATGTGGACAAGTTGATAACTCGGTTAGTTTCACCTGAGGAGGCTCACATTGCTCTCATGGAGCTGATGAAGTGGAGATCAGAGGGATTGGATCCTCTCTATGCTCAAGCTGTGCAGATGAAGCAACCTGATCCGATGACCGGAAAGATGAGAATCGCCAACCCGACGAGCAGCCGGTTGGTGTGGGAGACATGCCTAAGCGAGTTCAAATCACTAGGGAAGGTGGCTGTCAGACTTATCTTCCTCCATTGCACTTCATGCAGCTTCAAGAGTAATCCTTCACTTCTCCGGTTAGCCACCACGCATGCACCGCCGGCATCCCGGACCGCCATTGATCGAATACAAAAGATGATCTTTGTAGCAGCACACTCAAAGCTGGAAAGGCGGGATTTTTCCAGTGAGGAAGATAAAGACGCTGAGCTCTTTGCCAGTGAAAGAGAGGATGATGTACTCAATGAGGCTTTCATGGATGTCTAGCTAGCTCCTGATCAGTGTaacatttttttcccaaaaaaaaaaaacttttgatttattcatcatcttcttcttattgcctgtttttttttttttaagaattgcATTTGTAGTATTGTCATAATTCTTTCCAAACGAGTTTTTCTCTGGTTTAAGTGTGTTGTTAGCATTTTGGTTCTAAATTCATACTCCacacgaagaagatgatgatgatgaatgatgaagaacaaaaaaccGAAGTTTTTTCAATTCAGTTTGGTAGCAGCCAACAACGGTCAACCTCGGAAA
This window harbors:
- the LOC120258412 gene encoding uncharacterized protein LOC120258412, whose amino-acid sequence is MATANNASSSTATVEDAAVRAASKRYEGLMMVRTKAIKGKGAWYWAHLEPILVRNTDTGLAKAVKLRCLLCDALFSASNPSRTASEHLKRGTCPNFSSSPSPHPRPISSIAPPPNSRKRSPPFHVSPLALVDPSSYSSTPPPPPPPPPPPQQQLVLSGGKEDLSALEMFEASVKRLKSPKASPGPALSKPQIDTAMALLADWVHESCGAVSLSALSHPKFRSFLHQVGLPPISPRDLTGPLLDSRFDEARLDSDARLRDALFFQLASHGWKPPFPAADPVVSLTANLPNGTTLFCNTVFVHNPRVPSKYAEEILWDAVTGLCAGGLEQRCVGIIADRFKNKALRELENRKQWMINIPCQLQALRSLLKDFARELPLFHSAAANCSKLASFFNSESQVRVLFHKYQLQELDHSGLLRVPPRQSESSHDFDPIFAMFEDVMGNARPLQSVVHDENYKLACAEDSTARELSEMIRDVRLWNELEAVLSLVKVVKSMAAELETERPLLGQCLPLWDDLRSKVKQWCSKFSIDHGVADKVIEKRFKKNYHPAWSAAFILDPLYLIKDASGKYLPPFKCLTSEQEKDVDKLITRLVSPEEAHIALMELMKWRSEGLDPLYAQAVQMKQPDPMTGKMRIANPTSSRLVWETCLSEFKSLGKVAVRLIFLHCTSCSFKSNPSLLRLATTHAPPASRTAIDRIQKMIFVAAHSKLERRDFSSEEDKDAELFASEREDDVLNEAFMDV